gggagaagcaaagtgtgtgagtgtgttgcctTTGTACTCCACACTGCAGTGTTATTTCTTTTGAAAATAGCTGTTGCCAGCAGAGTGGTAATTACTGTCCTTTCACAAAGGCGAGGGTCATTTTCACTTGTGTACAGTGACGAGACCACCGGCTGAGAAAGAGAGCGATTGAAGGAGGCGGGGAAGGGGAGGAAGGTCATGATTGGCGACAGCAGACAGACTGTTCTGCCTTGCCCAGGACTGTCTTTCATAGACACACCATGTTCACAAAATAAACATGATGGTACACTGAAACACATTAATGCTGTACACtctatacattttaatttgccTCGTAATGGAGTGAAATGAACATGATCATCTCAATTCATCATCATAGATTTGTTCTGGTTATATACAGTATGTTTTGATGTATCACTCCCAAGCCTTATGTCATTTCACCATAAAAATTTCTGCAAGACAGATGGCAAACACTTCCAAACAGGGTTTACCTCAGCTGTTTTCATGCTCCTCTAGAACTGGGTAATTTGAcccataaaaattattttaaagcaatAACCAGAATATTGATTGTAGATCAttattgtgtgttatttgtaataattattgtagtagttcatgttttttttcctgcacatTTAATTTGCCACCTCTTATCAAGATACAAGATTTAATAATTACATGCATAGTTATaacagtacaacatgcagtaaAATGCATCCTGAATGACTCTGTTTTGGCCGGGCTTAGTTAAAGTTATTCAAGCTATAAAATGAATAAGGCCGGAAATAAAATAGTATTAAAAGGGAACAAGGCCAGTAAAAAATTAAGCaagctaaaatgcaagcaaatctTTGTGCTGGCTAGTGGTATCCTGTAGTGACACAAATATGTAGCAGAATGTGAATGttaagtaaaaaagaaataaaatagtgACTAACAGTAACATCTTTTTATGAGTGGTGAGTAAAAGTAACTTTGTGCCTGCAGTCAAAATGTCTCTGTTCCTCTGGTACCTGCTGCTGTAGGCTGAATGTAGGAGGCATATGACTGAATGTGACACATTTGTTAAGCGGCGCCCTACTGAACTGACACAAAAGTGATGAAGGCAGAACGAGAAAAGCATTTACACATGAAGAGCCTGTGCACGGCTCCCAATGCATTGTTTGGCTTTTAGTTACAGACATATAGCGGTGAGGTTTCATGAAGGAATGTCCCCCTCAGATTCTGGGTTGTGTTTGATTGGCAGGTAAAGAACATCCTCTACCACTCTGTGAAGGACGTTGTCGCCATTCTGAAGAGGTGTTCAGACACACAGGACATGGTAAAGGCGGAAGAAGAGGGGAAGGAAGACTCCTGACGTTCCATCCCGGCTCTCCCTCTCCTGTTTGAAGAGTGAGACCTTCATCTCGCTGTCAGTCAACACACGAGGCTGAAGCACAGACCTCCCGTGCCAAGCGGTCCACAAGAAGAGGCGGGATTTGTTTGTCCCAGTAATGACGCAGAAGTGCAGTCTGGTATCCAGACGCCGCACCAGTGGGACCTGGATGTGACCTCGGCCAACTTTCACCCTGTTCATAAACATGTACAGCATTATGAGAGAATATTATCTAGCTATTtattttgggggtggggggttgaggGAGGTGTGATTAAAGCTCTGCTATAGTTTATTGAGACTGTTTGTCCAGCGTTGTAATGACAGCCATTGCTATACAGGTCTCGGCATAAAGTCATTCTATTTAAAGGCTATGTTAAATTATTCAGTTTTGCGGGAATTCACTGTGCAATCCAAgaggacttaaaaaaaaaagattgtactTTGTTGAGGttgaatgtgtgtttaaaaaaaactgtctatGTGGTGGAAActtgatggggaaaaaaataagttatgtaaatatacagatatatatgcatacattggataatgtatttttctataacatggtttgttttgttttaaatgtgtttctgtgctttGTAAATTTGAGTCTAaaaattgttttacattttccattaaaaatggatttacGAATGTGGTGAGAGATTTACTGGAGTAtgttgggttaaaagcaaagacACTTCACATGAAATGGTTAATAGCATGCATGTGttgtacgttttttttaaaaaatgccatCTTTGTCCACCAAAGTGTAACCATCACTGAAGTACAGGGATTTGGGCTTTCCCAATGAGGTCCAAAACCCTGTAGACAAAAACATTACCTACAACTACAGTGAAcgagcgccatctagtggcagTGAGAAAGGCAGAttaaaataatctttttataatttttatctCCTGCAATAGTAATCAACAAAACACTGCTATCTTAACTGGAGCTAAGACAATGCTTTGACTAGTTTAATTGTGTTcaatttaaatttatatttatgtgctTTTGAGCTTTACATTTATGTGCTTTGTGAACAAACATGAGCCAATTTGAACGAGGCAAGACAGAAATGCACTTCATATATTTCATCATACCAGTTATtttgtcaaaaagtatttcagttGAGAACCATATatcaattacattacatttactgcatttatcagacggcgttatccagagcaatttacaatcattagggacagggacagtcctccttgAGACATTCTGGCTTAGgcccacaatggtagtaagtgggtcttctgattcataggcgaatgtctgacccactaggctactgccaccccccaccacacaTTAGTTTGTTTCTACGTGGCACTTAAATCTCATTAATTGCATTGTCACTTATTAGTCTGTGGAACAACCCTGTGGGGAGTTACATGCAAGCCTTATTCAATGAAGGATGGCTCTGAAGAAATATActggtttctaaaaaaaacagtaatggtGAATTTTCACTCCCATCAAATAATTAGAAAGTCCTGTCACAACCATTTAGTAAGTTATTTTCGCTGCATCACACAGGGGCAGTGTTGAGCAATgtagacaaaaaacacacacatactgattagaaaaagacagaaaacagaCACTCAGACAAATGTTTCCTGCTGAACTCATATTGACTTCAGAAGATTCTATTCCAATTCTCCTCCCCGCCTGATGTGAAGCTGTCAAAATTGGCATCTTCAAATATTATTTCACATCAATGTTAATTTATGACAAACACACTCTTTGCGCTCTACCCATTTTTCTTCAGTGGAGATTAATTTGTGACACATTCAGAAATTCACTCGGTGTCAGGAAACTGCTGGCACTGAATTTCGTGACACAAATGAAGCCGGAAGCAAATTGCACAACATGTTCTTTGTAAAGAAGGAACAGAGCATGAATTCAGACTGTTTCCACGGGGAGTCGATTGTATCGTATCGTATGTATCCTTCTATAAGAACTGGCTTTGCAGTCGCTGAGTCCATCTCCACTCTTCTGCTTACACAGATGCAGGGCCTACTCCGTGTAGCTCTCTTTACTCACAGCACGCTTTGCTGCTCCACTGGGTGACAACTGGCACAATAGACACAGGCGGTGTACAATGCAAATGTTTCCTTGAGCACATCCTTCTGGTCTGAACAGATCTTTCTGGCAAAGTATTCAGTTTCCCATCGGGGGCCTGGAATTGCCCACGTGAAGCTGACACCTCCCAAAGGGAACTTCAGGCCACTCACGGTCTGCCTGAGGTTAATGTCACGTTCACTCTGCACTTTTTCATCTGGAGTCGCAATACAGGCTGCTGTCACAAGTTTATAAAAGGTCGAATTAGGTCAGCACTCTGCTTTTGCCACCATGTTTGTAAATGCCCATAAGCAgtgaaattatgtttttgcaCATACAACTGGTTGTCCTCACCGAAGGCTTGACAGTAATGACAGTAATACTTTCAAATTCTTCTTCCCTCCCACATGGCTGTTCCTTTTTACCTGCAGTACTTCACTGAGCTCAACAGAACCTATTCCCTCTTCTCCATGTCCACGCCTTCCAAACAGAATGAGCTTTTACTTTACAAAGATGAACACAGTGGTCTGTTGGATGTGGACGTTGGAAATAGAGAACTTCCATTTTTTGGGCTTCCAGAAGAGCTGATTTCCCGGCATTCAATCTGTGCAACGTGGGACTCGAacacacatggggcagtggtgggctagcggttaaggaagcggccgcatacccgccaaggtgccactgatgtgcccacacactgctccccgggtgtctgtcatggctgcccactgctcaccaagggtgatggttacaagcagaggacacattctgtcctgcagtgtttcacaatgacaatcactacactttcagtTTTAACTTTCACATCGGCGGGCAACCAATCATTACTCTGGGCCAGGAGCAAGACACACATGGAGGGACTACAGATGTCCACGTGTGGGACTACGTTCTGTAAACCTGCGAGATCCAGCGGTTTGTGAGCAACGTTAAGTTTGGAGTTCAGCAGAACTAGGAATGCTTTTGTTGAGGAGAAGCAGCCTGATAATTGTTAAAGTCTTTACATTGCAGTGAATGACATGTATTCCTcaaatggaatgaaatgaaatggattGACATAAATAAACATGCCATGAAACAAAAACCTGAGTAGAGCCAAACTTTTCAAGGAGaatatctctcacacacacacacacacacacacacacacacacacacatatatatacacacacacttctcccagTAAACAGCTTTTTCACTCTGTTTTCTACATTCAGAATACTCCTCAGGTGATAAATGAAACATGCACCATACGATAAGTCTTGTGTAATTACAGGAAAATATTGTCTAAAGAAACATGGCGATGTAGTACAAAAAAGCATTTCGTagttattgaaaaaaatataacataGGTCTTATGAAATGTATGTTTAACTTGCTTATTTAACAAAGTTGCAGAGATTGTACGctttaggaaaaaaatataagCATCATGCTGAGCAATCAGTTTTTTTGCAGCGTCtctgttttcttcttttcctgtCATGACCATGATTCACAAATATCGTCTAGTTAACCCTTGTGTGGTTATCAGGTTTGTGGAACCAATTTTTCAAAATTCATAAAGCaagcagtacaggccaaaagtttggacacaccttctgattcaatgtgttttctttattttcatgaccatttacattggtagattctcactgaaggctctgattactgctttgcacactcttggcattctctcgttgagcttcaagaggtcgtcacctgaaatggttttccaacagtcttgaaggagttcccagaggtgtttagcacttgttggtccttttgccttcactctgcggtccagctcaccccaaaccatctcgactgggttcaggtccggtgactgtggaggccaggtctccactttttgttaagtacataactccacacatgttcattcatagttttgatgccttcagtgagaatctaccaatgtaaatggtcatgaaaataaagaaaacacattgattgagaaaatgtgtccaaacttttagcctgtactgtatataacatTTTTAGATTAGTACTTTGTATTGTGTGCCATAgagatatttaatttaaatgattccttctgttacatggaaaaagttgtgtattttaattaaaatgttctgaaaaCGTCAATGCACCCAGAGATGGCCTCTGCTGGGAAATTCGGTCTTCTGAGAGTTCTGTAACATTCAGTTTTCTACTTATTCCACTTATTTCCAGAAGACTTTGTCTTCCCTGATGACCCCCATGCACTTTCTATTTCATGTGTAATCAGTGTACTCTCTATATGTACGGCTTACCTTCCCTCAATCCTCATTCCGTTGTCTCTGGTCATGCTTTAgctctgttctgtttgtgttttggccCTCATGTCTTTTGCGTTGTGCTTATACTGAATAAATGGAAACATGTTGTGCACTTCATTCAACCCCTTGGTGTGACAAGTTCCTTAAATCAGCCATATAAAAGAGAAGTACAGCAGAACAAAAACACTTTCTGCCGGGCAAGAAGAAGTTTGCTTAGACTATTTTCAGGGTAAGTAAAAGGCACAGTGTGTTTTAATcttgattgtcactgtgatggCAGAATTCCTTTTCTGTGATATTCACACAGATGCAGCGACTGTTCCATGCAGCGCTCTTACTCGCGGCCTGTTCTGCTGCTCCACAAGGTGAGTAATGTGGGAATCAATATGCAAGTTACCAAAATTGgagaaatgaataaaaccaTATTCCTTCTTCACAGATCTTTCAGGAAAAGTATTCAACTTTCCAGCAGAGACTAAAACTGCCCATGTGACCCTAAAGCCTTCAAAAGAAAACTTCAACTCAGTGTCAGTCTGCCTGAGGTTAGAATTACAGTCTGGCATGTGACCTACCTTCAGTGTCCAAAAAATCTACGAAAATGTTATTGTTAATGGTTGGTACTGTAAAATAGTTTTCATAATGTTTCATAAAGATCTGTATGTTATGATCTGAATTGACCACAATCCAAATATAAAtgtgattgttattattattatattattcaaaaTTAGATTGTTCATTTATGTAATAAACTGTAAGCATTCAAAATGCTGGCTGAACAGTGATGAACTGTGGTTAGTAGTAGataattattttatgaatgtttttctttatcaACAGGTACTTTACAGACATCAAAAGATCCTATTCACTCTTCTCTGTGGCCACACCTTCCCATCAGAATGAGTTTCTTCTatttaagaataaaaatattggtCAGTTTGATTATTTGATTAGAGATAAGGGAATTGCTTTCTGGGGGCATCCAGAAGAGGTCATCTCCTGGCATTCAATCTGTGCAACGTGGGACTCCAACACAGGAATAGGTCAGCCATGGTTCAACGGCAAGCCGGGTTCAAGGAAGTTTATTTACCAAGGAGACCTCGGTGGGCGACCAATCATTGTCCTGGGCCAGGAACAAGACTCTCATGGTGGTGATTTTGATATAAACCAGTCATTTTTTGGTCTGACTACGGATGTCCACATGTGGGACTACGTCCTGTCAACCTGCGAGATCCAACGGTTCATGAGCAACATAAATTTCACCCCCGGAAACATCATCAACTGGAGAAGTTTGGAATTCAACATAACTGGGAATGTTGCTGTTGAAGAGAAACAGCCTGATAATTGTTAAAGTGCTCATTACAGTGGCAGAAATGTATTCCTCAGAATTAATTGCATGAAAATGCATAACATGAATAAAC
Above is a genomic segment from Denticeps clupeoides chromosome 8, fDenClu1.1, whole genome shotgun sequence containing:
- the LOC114796014 gene encoding mucosal pentraxin-like, whose product is MQRLFHAALLLAACSAAPQDLSGKVFNFPAETKTAHVTLKPSKENFNSVSVCLRYFTDIKRSYSLFSVATPSHQNEFLLFKNKNIGQFDYLIRDKGIAFWGHPEEVISWHSICATWDSNTGIGQPWFNGKPGSRKFIYQGDLGGRPIIVLGQEQDSHGGDFDINQSFFGLTTDVHMWDYVLSTCEIQRFMSNINFTPGNIINWRSLEFNITGNVAVEEKQPDNC